The genomic DNA TGAGTGAGCACACAATTAGGACACAACACTCGATCCATCAAGTCATTGTCAGGGTCTCCTTGGGTGATTACCAAGGGACTGATTCGAGAGTCCCCACCAGATTGACCGTCTTGAACACCTCCATCTACAGCTAAAGGTTGGCCGGTCCATAGAAGAGTGGGTAGAATCCAAAACACGGTCAAACTAAGAGCCTGCAATAATGATATTTGGGTGGGCTGAGTGATCACTGGAAGCACTTTTTGCGAAAATTATAGGACGTACGTTCACCCATGTGATCATAATGTTTTCCATGGCGGTATCAGGGTTGGTGAAGAAGTCGATTTGCCGCAACCATCGCACCTTATTGGTCGAGTTGGTTTTCTTGGGATCCCAATAGGAGTAGTGGAGAAGTGTCCATGCAATGATAATGGCTACATTCTGAAACGAAGGAATTCTTCCATCAGATCAGACAAATGAGtattgtcaaaatgaattaaCAAAAACAAGGACAAGCTATTCAATTGAATAGGAGATACCTTTAAATGTAAGtgccatttttcaactttgtttAGCAAGAACTGTCCAGTTATTTTTTCAACCATTGTTTTTTATGATAgcaatctttattgcgactcttggtcatgtcatggggttgaaaaaaaactataAAAATATAATATGATGTATAGACATTATACATTGCCATGAGACAAATTGCATCCAATTTCACATGTACCCTTATTTGATGCAAATAACAATTTTCCACACCTCAgggttagcgcagtttcctagcccggttcgattctcctccccgacctttctcaaggaaacttttagacgctaaccacacccacagacggagaaccaatctgatacagACTAGAACATTGCATATCGGAACAATATAAGAACGATATGATGGCTAGCTTCTTcactggccgggcgaggttcacccctaCGAtccctagcaccccaaatataaaaaaatagatCTATTTGAAGAGCTCAAATCAGAGTTTTAGAAAATGttataatttgtttttgtctcGTTTATGAATTGGTCGAATCATCCattcaaacatgttttcaaatagAGTGAGTTATAGAAACGCATTTCagttcattattcaatttcaatgtctgTGTTTATCTGTGAATGATTTTAGCCCTTAAGCATAGCTCATCATTCATtgcatgatgatgttgttccaAATAAGGTTTGAGGtcgaaatgaagaaaaaacttttctaaggggtacaaaaaagctaaaagtacTTTATGATAtcatttaaaacttacttCAAGTAAATATTTTACAATTGTGATGTCAGTAAATTGTTAAATTAATAATTGAAAGTTCTATCAAATTCGATCTTATCGttcgatttcttttcattaaCGTTGGAAAAAGTCTTTAGAACGTAGAATACAGTTACTGCAAAGAcagtcaaatttgaatacgaaaaatgtcaaatacatGTAAATGCAAGTTTTTTAGTGTTATTACTAAGCATAGATCTGCTAAATATAAACTTTTATGTCAGTGTTTTACTATGAATACTATGAATATTGTTCGACTATGTTTTGGTACTGGTTTTGTACTatttttgaattattcattGTATTTAAGGGACTTGATACCTATAAATCTGAGATGATTTCAAAGAGGTTTTTTATACAAAAAGTGCACTTTTTATATATTTAGCAATGAAAAACACAACTTAGCAATGAAAACACAAATATTCAGCAAACACATCCTCAAAAACCATAACCAACGTGTGTTCTTTTGCATTGATGATGATTAGAGTCATACCAAgtcttttttccaattttttttttttacatattttggggctcgaaaaaatattcttgtctattttcatttttttacctttttttcttttcttcctgcgATGATgcgtaacaaagagaaagatgattTCAGGGAACAAGGAGtttattcagttgtggatcatATAGGACACAAATATAACTattaagtgagcaaaagtgccccaaacaatagcactagactcgcgcaaagaatcaattgtatactgCACCATAACGTCAGAATTAGTGTAAgagtgtcctaatgtcaagcattttAATAAAGAAGATAAATAACGAAGCTCAATAGATCACCAATACATACTTTCTTAGAATTTgacaacagaaaaaggcaataaacaggactacCAATGACCTTTCGGCAATGGCAGCATCGTTTTTGTAATTCATCgccttttttcgttcattttcaatattttttgtcctttcttTCTCGACTTTTCGCAGTTActatttttcattctttaaacttttttgcatgttttccaactttttctcattttttcccaaataacaaaatggcaactagatttctttttcaaggtctaccTATCAGGAGCAAGCATGGACATGGCATGAATCTGCCTCTTAaggatagcaggttcaataTAAAATTAATATAAAAATGGTTAAGAACCCTGGTCAGGTATAGTAGGTAAATATACCTTTGGATAAGTGAGTGtagtgaatgaaatgaaatgaaataccATTAAATGACCTTTGGTAGACGCCATTAAAGACTCCACTTTTAGATAGTGGAGGTACAGATATTGAGGTGGTTTCGTCCATTAAGGATTAAGGTATAGACCTCCAaggtaatggaaagtttgatgaactTACCCACCTGATAAGtaggcaaagcttttcaaaagtgtggttggatatatcggaCGTTTAAGAttagagatagtatcacgatcCTAACTCTGTAGAAATCGATCgttcagccacattttgaatatgcttcccccatttgggctccactTAATACAGCCGCATCGTAGAACGTAGAACACCCCCCAAAAAATTTACTACGAACATTACcggaatgaaagagctctcattTTGGAAGAGATTTGAAAGGCTCGACTACCCTATAGTCAAAGAAGGTATGAAAAGGTCTTCGATcctgttttcaaaagcatccatgaccTCTGTCCCAACTGAAGTTTTAAAGTTAATTGTAAATATTGGCCGCCATAACTCACTTGAAATGTCAATTCTAGACCCTAGCATCCCCGTTCACATTCCAGTAAGCCCTCTTCTCGCCTCTCTCGAGATCCTTCATCGTTTAATTTATTGCTCTCTAATGTTCGAAAGAAAAATGTCGGCACCGATTTAGCAGATTTTCAGTCAGATTTCAAAGCTCTGACCAAAATTCCAGATCTACCaaatattcaagggctagccagcCAACTCTAACTTGTTAGTGGATCATACATAAATTACAGGACTTAAATGAAAAGGTATATGAATACAAAGATTGATAGAAACGATAAACCTTTCATCATGAACTTCCAGGGATTTCTTCCCTAAAAGCAGTCAGAAGGGTATTtcaaaaaacagtttttttttctcggcgTTTCTCGTTTTCGCTGTCCCAAGAATGAAACTCTATCTACCCTTATTTGTCATGTTGCGATATTTGGCCAGTAAATGGTCAGTTACCAATTATTCACTTACCTCGAATTCTTagattttgaattgttcaGCGCAAGATTATTGAGTGACGAACAAAATCTTTTGGTAGACATAGATAACTCCATGCCGGAACTGAGGTGAGGACTTGACTGTGCTTAAAACGTAAGATGACAATTGCTTAAAGGAATGCCAATTCTAGTCCAAATCAGCTAATGATCTAGAATCGTGCAAGGAGCAAACAAGTTTGGATATTCTGGATTTCTCCTCTTAAACAAAAGATTGTCTTGTCACTTTATCACCATTTTATGACTCCAACAGTGGCTAATGTTCTGCAGACTAATTTACAATTTACAGTATGCGTACCAAAATGTAAGAATGGCAATAAAAGCACGTTGAACATATGTATGACTATTAAAGTAAGTATGGGGGTTAACGAACCTTATACAGGATAAAGTATTTTTCAACCGAGAATTCCTATGGTTGCCTGGTGATATTTGGGGCATGTCAAATTGAACCACTCATCCGAAAACGGTTTCTACGACCTTGCCCCCTGACGTCACAACAATGTGCAAATGGCTTCACTCACTTTGCATAATTCATCCATGGCGACACTTACCGCCGTTAAGAACAGGGAGAGTAAGAATGCGGAGGTCTTggcactgaaaatgaaattcaaggccTTGATGGGATCTCCTAATCCAAAGTATAGGGACCGCGACACCCTTTCCCGTGGAATATGATCCTCCGGCAGAAATGAGGCGGTCACTGTTTTCGAGAATGCTGATCGGTAGGTGAGGATTGAAATCAAGTTGAAAGTCGTAAGCATGACACAGATCCGTGACACTTTCATCGTGGTCAAGCTTTGAAGAAAATCCGCTGACGAAAGAGAAAGAGTAGGAGAAGACGGAGACGGAGACAATGTTTGCTAATATGCGCTCAAGACGGAAATGACTGGTTTACTGACTCTCTGGATCTATTTAATCAGACTAGTGATGGAATGGGCCCTCGAAAGTCTAAACTTGCGTTGATGAGCGACGCATGCTAGGCAAAATTGGCGGCGGCCAATGGGAAACCCAACTTGCGGTGTGCCTTCTTTATCCTTGTTCACCACTCTGGGAATGATTGCTGCATCCCGGCAATACTTGTTACAAGGTTCAAAGCTATGAAACAAACTTGTTTCCGTGTTGGAATTACATTCGCCGGACGGACAGGCCAGCGCTTTATACTGGGTGCATCGTGTAATTATTAGTGATAAAATGGACTACAGGGCGAAATTCCTTGGATTTTTATGAGTGTTTGGCTAGAAGGAGGGCGATACAACTTGCAAAATACGAAGGAGGTAATAGCATGGACTGGGGGATTTGAGGAAACCAAACCAAGGGAGAATTTTAGAGCGGCAGTGTCAAAGTTCATTGATCCCttaattttgtccaataatCAACGAAAGTTTTTTGTTAATTGCAAATCGCTGATTTGGCCCAATAATCTTTCCCACGCTTTTCTCCggcatgaaaaatgacatgaTGGAAAGGCAAACCTGAATATATTAactatttttcacttttatccAGGCATCAATATCGTAAAGGTTGAAAAGAATATTAAGTAAAACAACAATATTCTATCTTAAAGTGGGAAAATCAAGAtttatgaaatatgttttaattTTGAAGGGCCAAACAATTATCTAGGAAATTATACCTGGACCAAAAGCTTTATGTTTCATTGGACCCAACAAAGGTAAGCGAAGTTGATTTATTTGTAagctaaaataaaaaataccaaatCCGTTAACTGTAAAAAACCATCAGTATTAATATTGTGCCAAGTGTTAAGTATGAAAAAATATCCCAAAAATTATACTTTTGATAAGATTCAATTGTATCATTATGCAACTTTGTCGAATGCATTCTTCCACAAAacgcccaaaatcaggataCCGCACTCCAACTTTTCTAAAACTTCGTTACTTCTCATGGTTAATAATTAGACCTAAAAAACAGCTCACTCTTTTGCTGAAATAATTTCTCctgagttgaaaaaaaaatgcaaaacaagttGAGTACATGTGAAAAAGGTTGCAAAAATGGGCAGAAAAAGATGTCTAAAGGCAAAAACAAGTAGTGATAATTCAGAAAAAAGTGTTACAAttggaaaaaggcaaaaaatgatttttggttTAGGTTGAATCAAACCCGAGAGGTTTCGCTCAAATgttgctctcttttttgccGACTTTCCCAATTAGAAAACAGGAAGTTGAAGTTGATATACGAATTCGTTGTTAGACCAAATGTTGTATAAGGTATAAGTGGTAACAATTAGACGAATCATGATCTTTAATATCAATTATACCCGGTATTACAATCATCATACAAACATACAATAATTGTAGCGGATAGAAGAGCCGGTGAAAATTCTAgtcccaaaacaaaaatgctaaaagcttttggctgaaaatttatttttctcaTCTGATAATGTTGCACAAGTGAATAACAAGGTCCCCCAACAAGGATCAAGTTAAGATGGGCGCAGATAAGGACCCTCTTGACAACACGGCTAAAAAGGTCCTAAAATGTAAGATCCAataaataatttgaatttgccggtCCAAG from Tigriopus californicus strain San Diego chromosome 1, Tcal_SD_v2.1, whole genome shotgun sequence includes the following:
- the LOC131883915 gene encoding uncharacterized protein LOC131883915, producing the protein MKVSRICVMLTTFNLISILTYRSAFSKTVTASFLPEDHIPRERVSRSLYFGLGDPIKALNFIFSAKTSAFLLSLFLTANVAIIIAWTLLHYSYWDPKKTNSTNKVRWLRQIDFFTNPDTAMENIMITWVNALSLTVFWILPTLLWTGQPLAVDGGVQDGQSGGDSRISPLVITQGDPDNDLMDRVLCPNCVLTHILISVLVLITRFSTWSWLPYLRPFFVRETEDSGMSGRKSSTTDAITNQVWSNLTRPMNH